One stretch of Candidatus Bathyarchaeia archaeon DNA includes these proteins:
- a CDS encoding helix-turn-helix domain-containing protein: MDKKLLLKESGAQQQVKEIAVMQNPRDLKLVLSSLSWNILTLLNEKAMYPMQVARALGMHEQKIYYHIRKLERSGVIFVEREEKKKGAIAKYYRTVSPAFGIEFSNGYKPMQRPSLLAVSQQIQDFFAGFLTADGAFDGKIVVGSPTPHGPFKTSARDGHYAAHLTFFLGQFVKMPEDFAIKLDVDVKAEKEERNNLLLVGGPGTNLITQELNEHLPIRFNMQSTAQGYLFGGLVSQKTGLVYTADVAGLIANIPNPWDSSKRVIVLAGNKAVGTKACVLALTNFWKKTLHAYHGEENFAAVIQGYDLDGDGKVDSIEVPE; the protein is encoded by the coding sequence ATGGACAAGAAACTGCTCCTCAAAGAATCTGGCGCCCAGCAGCAAGTCAAAGAAATCGCCGTCATGCAAAACCCCCGCGACCTCAAACTCGTCCTAAGCAGCCTCAGCTGGAACATCCTCACCTTGCTCAACGAAAAAGCCATGTACCCCATGCAAGTTGCCCGCGCACTGGGCATGCACGAACAAAAAATCTACTACCATATCCGTAAACTGGAGCGATCAGGGGTCATTTTTGTAGAGCGGGAAGAAAAAAAGAAGGGCGCCATCGCCAAATACTACCGCACAGTTTCCCCTGCGTTTGGCATCGAATTCTCCAACGGCTACAAACCCATGCAGCGCCCTTCCCTTTTGGCAGTAAGTCAGCAAATCCAAGACTTCTTTGCGGGTTTCCTTACCGCTGACGGCGCTTTTGATGGAAAAATTGTGGTTGGCAGCCCCACCCCGCATGGACCCTTTAAAACCAGCGCCCGAGACGGACATTATGCGGCGCATTTGACGTTTTTTTTGGGGCAGTTTGTGAAGATGCCTGAGGATTTCGCCATAAAACTGGACGTGGATGTGAAGGCTGAGAAAGAAGAACGAAATAATCTTCTTCTGGTGGGCGGTCCAGGCACGAATTTGATAACTCAGGAACTCAATGAGCATCTGCCGATTCGGTTTAACATGCAATCAACGGCGCAGGGCTACTTGTTTGGCGGTTTAGTTTCCCAAAAAACGGGTTTGGTCTACACCGCAGACGTAGCTGGGTTAATTGCCAATATTCCCAATCCGTGGGACAGCAGCAAACGCGTCATCGTTTTAGCGGGAAACAAGGCAGTTGGCACCAAAGCCTGCGTTTTGGCGTTGACTAATTTCTGGAAAAAAACCCTGCATGCCTATCACGGTGAGGAGAATTTTGCGGCGGTTATTCAGGGCTACGACTTAGACGGCGACGGCAAAGTTGACTCCATAGAGGTTCCTGAATAA
- a CDS encoding DUF433 domain-containing protein, which yields MQTKTEHPYVEVNPKVCNGAPVITGTRLRVVDIVVEYEYMSVTPDDIINAHPHLRLEQIHDALSYYYEHRTEVDNRIKEDKQFIQKLYRSTKGR from the coding sequence GTGCAGACAAAAACGGAGCACCCTTATGTTGAAGTTAACCCAAAAGTTTGCAATGGCGCCCCAGTTATAACTGGGACACGTTTGAGAGTAGTGGATATTGTTGTAGAGTATGAGTACATGAGCGTCACTCCAGACGACATCATAAACGCGCACCCGCACCTTAGACTAGAACAAATTCACGATGCCTTATCATACTATTATGAACATAGAACAGAAGTGGACAACAGAATAAAAGAGGACAAACAATTCATTCAGAAACTTTACAGAAGCACAAAAGGCAGATGA
- a CDS encoding DUF5615 family PIN-like protein: MDESVNVAVAEGLKRRGIVAFSAKDLGKLGMTDEEQLKTAIQIEAVIFTHDTDFLRMAIDKEHFGIIYVHQQKLSVGECISKLKVIAEMTKQHEMKNRIIFL; encoded by the coding sequence TTGGACGAAAGCGTAAACGTCGCAGTTGCTGAAGGACTAAAGAGAAGGGGGATAGTAGCTTTTTCCGCCAAAGACCTTGGCAAACTCGGCATGACTGATGAAGAGCAGTTAAAAACGGCCATCCAAATTGAGGCAGTGATTTTCACTCATGACACAGATTTTCTAAGAATGGCTATTGATAAGGAACATTTTGGAATAATCTATGTGCATCAACAGAAACTTTCAGTCGGTGAATGTATATCCAAACTTAAAGTCATAGCCGAGATGACAAAACAACACGAAATGAAAAACAGAATAATTTTTCTTTAG
- the glmS gene encoding glutamine--fructose-6-phosphate transaminase (isomerizing), which produces MCGIFGCITKDQPAAPIIHASLKRLEYRGYDSVGIATINNGEVAIKKDQGKIDEVHKLINLDDMQGTVGIGHTRWATHGAPLKVNAHPHTDCTGQIAVVHNGIIENYNELKAELENHGHVFHSRTDTEVIPHLIEETLTKNPTLSLTEAVVETIKRLNGAYALAVISSKEPDKIICARNESPLVVGVNSEATYCASDLTAFLPMTNKAVMINDGELVILTPGSYEIRRLQDGSIVTREPKIIDWTPEMAVKQGYPHFMIKEIHEQPETLRNTLRAQEHYLDLISTFLDRANEVFLVACGTSYHACLAASYMFSKLAFLPSYPVYASEFVEQHGKSVNIDSTILAVSQSGETADTLGAVTCSQQRAATILGLTNTIGSTLTRVSRVYIGQQSGPEIGVAATKTFTSQLSVLAQLAFELGNRRGKVSQDEMDFIAEKLDQLPQTVEAIILTQEDKVKQLAKKYRDAEIFFFLGRGINTATAYEGRLKLMEIAYVPSIAFPAGESKHGPISLIEPGFPVVFICPSDGQTHKTLIGNIQEMKARGASIISIVEEGDEEIKAMSDDYVEVPKGIPEVLSPIPFVIPLQLLAYYMAVEKGLNPDTPRNLAKSVTVK; this is translated from the coding sequence ATGTGCGGAATTTTCGGATGCATCACAAAAGACCAACCCGCGGCGCCCATCATCCATGCGTCGCTGAAACGACTTGAATACCGCGGATACGACTCCGTCGGCATCGCCACCATAAACAACGGCGAAGTCGCCATCAAAAAAGACCAAGGAAAAATTGACGAAGTCCACAAACTAATCAACCTCGACGACATGCAAGGAACCGTCGGCATCGGGCACACCCGCTGGGCAACCCACGGCGCCCCCCTCAAAGTCAACGCTCACCCCCACACCGACTGCACTGGACAAATTGCCGTCGTCCACAACGGCATCATAGAAAACTACAACGAACTCAAAGCCGAACTAGAAAACCACGGCCACGTCTTCCATTCAAGAACCGACACCGAAGTCATTCCGCACCTCATCGAAGAAACCCTCACAAAAAACCCCACCCTAAGCCTCACTGAAGCTGTCGTGGAAACCATCAAAAGACTCAACGGCGCCTACGCGCTTGCCGTCATTTCCTCTAAGGAACCCGACAAAATCATCTGCGCTCGAAACGAAAGCCCGCTGGTTGTAGGGGTAAATTCTGAGGCGACCTATTGTGCGTCGGATTTGACGGCGTTTTTGCCCATGACCAACAAAGCCGTTATGATTAACGACGGCGAACTGGTCATTCTTACACCGGGCAGCTATGAGATTCGCCGCCTCCAAGACGGTTCAATTGTCACTCGAGAACCCAAAATCATTGACTGGACACCCGAAATGGCAGTCAAACAGGGATATCCACATTTCATGATTAAAGAAATCCATGAGCAACCCGAAACCCTGCGCAACACGTTGCGGGCGCAGGAGCACTATTTGGATTTAATTTCAACGTTTCTGGACCGCGCCAACGAAGTTTTCTTGGTCGCCTGCGGAACCAGCTACCACGCCTGCCTAGCCGCCTCGTACATGTTCTCTAAACTAGCGTTTCTGCCCTCCTACCCCGTTTACGCGTCGGAGTTTGTGGAGCAGCACGGCAAATCCGTCAACATCGACAGCACCATCCTCGCCGTCAGCCAGTCAGGAGAAACCGCCGACACCCTTGGCGCCGTCACCTGCAGCCAGCAACGCGCCGCAACCATCCTCGGCTTAACCAACACCATCGGCTCCACCCTCACAAGGGTCAGCCGCGTCTACATTGGGCAACAGTCAGGTCCCGAAATCGGCGTCGCCGCCACCAAAACCTTCACCTCACAACTGTCAGTTCTTGCGCAGCTGGCATTTGAGTTGGGAAACCGCCGTGGAAAAGTTTCACAGGACGAAATGGATTTTATAGCAGAAAAACTGGACCAGCTCCCGCAGACGGTGGAAGCTATAATTCTTACGCAGGAAGACAAAGTTAAGCAGCTTGCCAAAAAGTATCGAGACGCAGAAATCTTCTTTTTCTTGGGCAGGGGCATAAACACCGCCACCGCCTACGAAGGCAGACTTAAACTTATGGAAATTGCCTACGTGCCATCCATTGCGTTTCCGGCTGGCGAGAGTAAACATGGACCCATAAGCCTCATCGAACCCGGGTTCCCCGTCGTTTTCATTTGCCCAAGTGATGGTCAAACTCACAAGACACTCATCGGCAACATACAGGAAATGAAAGCCCGCGGCGCCAGCATAATCAGCATTGTCGAGGAAGGCGACGAAGAAATCAAGGCGATGTCAGATGACTACGTTGAAGTCCCCAAGGGCATTCCAGAGGTGTTGTCGCCGATTCCGTTTGTGATTCCGCTACAGTTATTGGCTTACTATATGGCAGTTGAGAAGGGGCTTAACCCAGATACTCCGCGGAACTTAGCCAAATCTGTCACAGTCAAGTGA
- a CDS encoding protein-L-isoaspartate(D-aspartate) O-methyltransferase — translation MEKDNWGKLIEGLIKQGTLKSPSVINALQQVPRVKFLTKEGQKYAAVDTPMQIGFGQSVSAPHMVAIMNEALQLEVGSKVLEVGAGSGWHAATIAEVVAPKFAPRSEWGHIYTVEVIASLAEMARKNIINTGYGDRVTIINGDGGKGYPEKAPYDRILVTAAAPQIPTPLIDQLKSGGIMLVPVGSPFLFQKLVKVTKQVDGKIVEENLGGVSFVPLTGEFGHKMG, via the coding sequence TTGGAGAAGGACAACTGGGGAAAACTAATAGAGGGACTTATCAAGCAGGGCACGTTAAAGTCGCCCAGTGTAATCAACGCCCTCCAGCAGGTTCCTCGAGTGAAGTTCCTCACAAAAGAAGGACAAAAATATGCTGCGGTAGACACGCCTATGCAAATTGGGTTTGGGCAATCGGTTTCTGCACCCCACATGGTAGCGATTATGAATGAAGCCCTGCAGCTTGAGGTGGGGTCAAAGGTTTTAGAGGTTGGTGCAGGTTCAGGGTGGCACGCCGCAACGATAGCAGAGGTGGTGGCACCCAAGTTTGCGCCTCGAAGCGAGTGGGGCCACATCTACACAGTGGAAGTCATCGCCTCATTAGCTGAGATGGCGCGCAAAAACATCATAAACACCGGTTACGGTGACCGCGTAACCATCATAAATGGCGACGGCGGCAAAGGCTACCCCGAAAAAGCGCCTTACGACCGCATACTGGTCACTGCCGCAGCCCCACAAATCCCCACCCCACTAATAGACCAGTTGAAAAGCGGGGGCATAATGCTGGTTCCCGTGGGCAGCCCGTTCTTGTTCCAAAAACTAGTTAAAGTCACCAAGCAAGTTGACGGAAAAATCGTTGAGGAAAACCTCGGCGGAGTTTCGTTTGTGCCGTTGACCGGCGAATTTGGCCACAAAATGGGTTAA
- the fen gene encoding flap endonuclease-1 yields MGVNLRDIVPKTVVKLEDLAGKTVAIDAFNAIYQFLSIIRQPDGTPLMDSTGKVTSHLSGLFYRTSNLVELGIKPIYVFDGAPPKFKREEIERRKQIKAQAQVHYEKAAAEGDTAKMRTFAQATTTMKDYMKTDSQRLLDLMGLPWLRAPSEGEAQASYMARKGAADYCASQDYDSLLFGTPLLLRNVTISGRRKLPSKNVYIDIVPETISLKDALKEMDITQEQLVDVGILIGTDFNPDGIRGLGPKTAIKLIKQHGTLENALPHIKNAAFPHPPEEIREIFLHPQVSDDFTVEWHDPDVEGIVDFLVREKDFSEDRVRKAVEKMQAGAAKQKGKTTLEKWFG; encoded by the coding sequence TTGGGCGTAAACTTACGTGACATCGTACCAAAAACCGTGGTTAAACTCGAAGATTTAGCAGGAAAAACCGTGGCCATAGATGCCTTTAACGCCATCTATCAGTTCCTCAGCATCATCCGCCAACCTGACGGCACCCCCCTCATGGACAGCACTGGCAAAGTTACCAGCCACCTTAGCGGCTTATTTTACCGCACCAGCAACCTCGTTGAGTTGGGCATTAAACCCATTTACGTCTTTGATGGTGCTCCACCCAAGTTTAAGCGGGAAGAGATTGAGCGGCGTAAACAAATCAAAGCTCAAGCCCAAGTTCACTACGAAAAAGCCGCTGCAGAAGGCGACACCGCCAAGATGCGGACGTTTGCGCAGGCAACCACCACCATGAAGGACTACATGAAGACCGACAGCCAACGCCTGCTGGATTTGATGGGGTTGCCGTGGCTTAGGGCGCCCAGCGAAGGTGAAGCTCAAGCCTCGTACATGGCGCGTAAGGGTGCTGCGGATTACTGTGCCAGCCAAGACTATGACAGCCTGCTCTTTGGCACACCTCTGCTGCTGCGGAACGTGACTATTTCGGGACGCCGCAAGCTGCCCAGCAAAAACGTCTACATAGACATTGTGCCCGAAACCATATCCCTCAAAGATGCCCTCAAAGAGATGGACATAACCCAAGAACAGCTTGTTGATGTAGGCATTCTCATCGGCACAGACTTTAACCCTGATGGCATCCGCGGGTTGGGACCTAAAACCGCGATTAAACTCATCAAGCAACACGGAACCTTAGAAAACGCGTTGCCCCACATCAAAAACGCCGCCTTCCCCCATCCCCCCGAGGAAATCCGAGAAATCTTTCTCCACCCCCAAGTATCCGACGACTTTACGGTGGAGTGGCATGACCCCGACGTCGAAGGCATCGTGGACTTTTTGGTGCGGGAAAAAGATTTCTCCGAGGACCGCGTCCGCAAAGCTGTGGAGAAGATGCAGGCAGGCGCGGCAAAACAGAAGGGCAAAACGACGCTGGAGAAATGGTTTGGTTAA
- a CDS encoding right-handed parallel beta-helix repeat-containing protein, with amino-acid sequence MKKTRQNAFLIFVIGGLVFFGSLRLDTAQTGVITIIGSDTTWTKTNSPYTLTGPIVVNEGITLTVEAGVTVNLNNYYLYLNGTLKAIGNPNDRIQFLGGEITFGSNPEGTSSTFEYAVINASVSSSRPLVLENNVVYRQVTAGDTSTFMYNIISGDIKAGSSTTISYNNITGAISVGDACVIFNNTIGGDTSTGKLSKVMNNIMQASVLSTNPSTALTVGASSEVKNNTITGGLAATSSTISNNTISGGFPFTDWSMVRVTDSTSAVMVDGNSTVASNTIFSTRGYGILVKEGYTKISGNTVSQGIRVAGDALIENNLIINSGTGIRVGEIYVPAFYEADYGNGDSVIRNNIITNCTTGIGSTQGGGTSKIERNLIANNINGILVNSEVTIQNNTLSNNTVGIELNKWTREIIFNNIVNNSQNGIVLKDVSKDVNSTYNWWGTTDMQTINFSIHDFKYNFNLGTVSFVPFLTETNLQATPTPEDALPTPLEPTNPTPTAITVSVSPPAAPMGTSVTITGTATGTKGMEIAVTTIDPNGNFQTIGNLPPQPDGSYKVSWIPPLEGTYTIIAALDATGVKATTNLTITHVESNSTPTATSTHSIGPSSTETPTQTTPPTPQTSPTAAANNQLTTQSTPQVSVAPETTQTGGQTEGQPPPSDATATVTIVVAVAAIVAVLMILAVMLKRTSPANAAS; translated from the coding sequence ATGAAGAAAACACGCCAAAATGCATTCTTGATATTTGTTATTGGAGGACTCGTTTTCTTTGGCAGCTTACGCCTTGACACGGCACAAACTGGGGTAATAACCATAATCGGCTCAGACACCACATGGACCAAAACAAACAGCCCCTACACCCTCACTGGACCAATAGTCGTAAACGAGGGCATAACGTTAACGGTGGAAGCGGGAGTCACCGTGAACCTCAACAACTACTACCTATACTTGAACGGCACCCTCAAAGCAATTGGCAACCCAAACGACAGGATTCAATTCTTGGGTGGAGAAATCACTTTTGGAAGCAACCCAGAAGGCACCTCTTCTACATTCGAATACGCGGTGATTAATGCCTCAGTATCAAGTAGCCGACCACTTGTACTGGAGAATAATGTGGTTTACCGCCAAGTTACTGCTGGAGACACCTCAACATTCATGTATAACATCATTTCAGGGGACATCAAAGCTGGAAGTTCAACTACAATTTCTTACAACAACATAACAGGAGCCATTTCTGTGGGAGACGCCTGCGTGATTTTCAACAACACGATTGGAGGAGACACGTCGACAGGAAAACTCTCCAAAGTTATGAACAACATTATGCAGGCAAGCGTCCTTTCTACGAATCCGTCAACTGCATTAACCGTTGGTGCCTCATCCGAAGTCAAGAATAACACCATCACAGGTGGACTCGCAGCCACTTCTTCAACAATATCAAACAACACTATCTCTGGTGGTTTTCCCTTTACCGATTGGAGCATGGTTAGAGTAACGGATTCTACCTCTGCAGTTATGGTTGATGGGAACTCCACTGTCGCCTCAAATACAATCTTCAGTACCCGAGGGTACGGGATTCTGGTCAAGGAGGGGTATACAAAGATTTCTGGGAACACTGTAAGTCAAGGCATCAGGGTCGCTGGTGACGCATTGATAGAGAATAATCTAATCATCAACAGCGGAACGGGAATAAGAGTTGGCGAAATATACGTCCCTGCCTTCTACGAAGCCGATTACGGCAACGGCGACTCCGTAATTCGGAATAACATCATCACTAACTGTACCACGGGCATCGGAAGCACACAGGGCGGTGGCACATCAAAAATTGAAAGAAATCTCATAGCGAATAACATCAACGGCATACTGGTCAACTCAGAGGTAACCATTCAAAACAACACACTTTCCAACAACACCGTCGGCATCGAGTTAAACAAGTGGACCCGCGAAATAATTTTCAACAACATCGTAAACAATAGCCAGAACGGCATCGTCCTAAAGGACGTATCCAAGGATGTTAATTCGACTTACAACTGGTGGGGAACCACCGATATGCAAACAATTAACTTCTCGATACACGATTTCAAGTACAACTTTAACTTGGGCACAGTCAGTTTTGTTCCCTTCTTAACAGAGACAAACCTACAAGCCACACCTACCCCCGAAGACGCATTACCCACACCTCTTGAGCCCACCAACCCAACTCCTACGGCAATAACAGTCTCGGTTTCTCCGCCTGCGGCTCCTATGGGAACATCAGTGACCATAACAGGCACAGCCACAGGAACGAAGGGAATGGAAATAGCAGTGACTACAATTGATCCAAACGGAAATTTCCAAACCATCGGCAATTTGCCTCCTCAGCCAGACGGTTCGTACAAGGTCAGTTGGATTCCACCCCTTGAAGGCACCTACACAATTATTGCTGCCCTTGATGCTACAGGGGTGAAAGCAACCACGAACCTAACCATAACTCACGTAGAATCCAACTCAACACCCACAGCTACTTCGACCCATTCAATCGGGCCTTCTTCAACCGAAACCCCGACCCAAACCACGCCGCCAACGCCCCAAACGTCCCCGACCGCAGCAGCAAACAATCAGCTAACCACGCAGAGTACGCCCCAAGTAAGCGTCGCTCCAGAGACCACCCAAACAGGTGGTCAAACAGAGGGGCAACCGCCGCCGTCTGATGCAACGGCAACGGTAACTATCGTGGTAGCAGTAGCCGCAATTGTGGCTGTACTTATGATTCTGGCGGTTATGCTCAAAAGAACCAGCCCAGCCAATGCAGCCAGCTAA
- a CDS encoding NosD domain-containing protein: protein MTPNTGIKLSDSCNNTITANQITNNKQLNGSSGIVFGSSYVLGGAYQNSIFGNNITGLHYVFRVEGNSSGNSVYANNFLNYSQPMLSTTDKHMMNFWDNGAVGNYWSTYDGADANQDGIGNTPYMLDLHDKDNFPLMVPANASSASSASATTPEVSSALTTSEFTPAVGVALIVIVVVLCLLFRKEVV from the coding sequence TTGACACCAAATACAGGCATTAAACTCAGTGACAGCTGCAATAACACCATAACTGCGAACCAAATAACCAACAACAAACAGTTAAACGGCAGCTCGGGTATCGTGTTTGGTTCTTCGTATGTGCTTGGCGGAGCCTATCAAAACAGCATCTTTGGCAATAACATAACGGGACTACACTACGTTTTTAGGGTGGAGGGCAACTCTAGCGGCAACAGCGTTTACGCCAACAATTTTCTAAATTACTCCCAGCCAATGCTTTCAACCACCGACAAGCACATGATGAACTTTTGGGACAACGGCGCCGTGGGCAACTACTGGAGCACCTACGACGGGGCAGATGCTAACCAAGACGGAATCGGCAACACCCCGTACATGTTAGATTTGCACGATAAGGACAATTTCCCCCTGATGGTTCCCGCAAACGCTTCCTCAGCGTCCTCTGCATCAGCAACAACTCCAGAGGTATCGTCTGCGTTGACAACTTCTGAATTTACTCCTGCAGTGGGTGTGGCGTTGATAGTGATTGTCGTTGTGTTGTGTCTGCTTTTCAGAAAGGAGGTTGTGTGA
- a CDS encoding MBL fold metallo-hydrolase: MTRTFTVGILSSNCYLVNCKDTLQAAIIDPGFSSEQEIDELTSYIEKNNLEPKFIINTHGHPDHVCGNQALKDKYHVPICIHENDAYMLGESGKETARYFGFDTVSPAADILLREGSYVKFGDVTLRVVHTPGHSFGSIVLLGETEVFTGDTLFAGSIGRTDFPGSSDHDIQVSLRKLMTLPDYFVVYPGHGPRTTMGEEKRVNPFLRVL, translated from the coding sequence ATGACTAGGACATTTACAGTGGGCATACTTTCATCGAACTGTTATTTAGTTAACTGTAAGGATACTCTTCAGGCTGCAATCATAGACCCCGGGTTTTCAAGCGAACAGGAAATTGACGAGTTAACATCCTATATCGAGAAAAACAATTTGGAACCTAAATTCATAATCAACACCCATGGACACCCAGACCACGTCTGCGGGAACCAAGCCCTAAAAGACAAATATCATGTTCCAATCTGCATTCATGAAAATGATGCATATATGCTTGGAGAATCAGGCAAAGAAACTGCAAGGTACTTCGGTTTTGACACGGTTTCACCCGCGGCAGATATTCTTCTTCGCGAAGGCAGCTACGTAAAATTTGGGGATGTCACTCTAAGAGTCGTGCACACACCTGGACACAGTTTTGGCAGCATCGTGCTTTTAGGAGAGACCGAAGTTTTCACGGGGGACACCCTGTTTGCGGGTTCCATCGGACGCACTGACTTCCCCGGCAGCTCGGACCACGATATCCAAGTTTCGTTACGCAAACTGATGACCCTTCCAGACTACTTTGTTGTCTATCCAGGGCATGGACCTAGAACAACCATGGGTGAAGAGAAACGGGTGAACCCCTTCCTAAGAGTCTTATAA
- a CDS encoding archaellin/type IV pilin N-terminal domain-containing protein, with product MAFKNLKMLKSRKGISPILATLLLIVIAVAAISVTYAWIMTYTDSTTEKAGVMLYKANVLFNSTTTDRITIDIGNSGTSAATLSKIYIGTSATAVADQGTLSNTALAAGGIISNTFTYNFDSGDMYYFKVVPTTGNPLEFNERAP from the coding sequence ATGGCATTCAAAAACCTAAAAATGCTAAAATCAAGAAAGGGCATCTCGCCGATACTAGCAACACTGCTACTCATTGTCATCGCAGTCGCAGCAATATCCGTGACATACGCATGGATCATGACCTACACTGACAGCACAACTGAAAAAGCAGGCGTCATGCTGTACAAAGCCAACGTGCTATTTAATTCAACCACCACAGACAGAATCACAATCGACATCGGCAACTCAGGCACATCCGCGGCTACCCTAAGCAAAATCTACATTGGAACTTCTGCTACAGCAGTTGCGGACCAAGGCACATTATCAAACACTGCGTTAGCTGCAGGCGGCATTATAAGCAATACGTTCACATACAACTTTGATTCAGGTGATATGTACTACTTTAAAGTCGTACCAACAACCGGGAACCCATTAGAATTCAATGAAAGAGCCCCATAA
- a CDS encoding A24 family peptidase C-terminal domain-containing protein produces the protein MQEIFAASRVAVSLVFLIYASWSDYKTREVSNRVWVLYAPIALALTVPELLLYEPASLWYFGLSVGLTVSFAFLLFYTGGFGGADSKALMCIAVALPFFPTVLVKPILANGLSPLSQVVFPVTILSNAVLIAAFSAVGLLLWNVGTKAKTKKPLFEGTLASQSVGKKLLVLLTGKKYPLETLKQKWHIYPMEDITAEEGPPEVAKRKLFIVPKDEGRDEVLARLSQAAEEGKIESAVWATPGLPMLIFVTAGLGVALCLGDVVWILVAQLFG, from the coding sequence GTGCAGGAAATCTTTGCAGCATCCCGAGTAGCCGTATCGTTGGTCTTCCTAATTTACGCGTCTTGGAGCGACTATAAAACCCGCGAAGTCTCCAACCGCGTCTGGGTACTCTATGCACCCATCGCTTTAGCCTTAACAGTTCCCGAACTTCTGCTCTATGAACCAGCAAGCCTGTGGTACTTCGGTTTAAGCGTTGGCTTAACCGTCAGCTTTGCGTTTCTATTATTCTACACAGGAGGGTTTGGCGGAGCCGACTCCAAGGCGCTTATGTGCATCGCGGTTGCCTTGCCCTTTTTCCCCACAGTCCTTGTTAAACCAATTTTAGCTAACGGACTCTCGCCACTTTCGCAAGTCGTGTTCCCCGTAACCATCCTAAGCAACGCCGTGTTAATTGCTGCGTTCAGCGCGGTAGGTCTGCTCCTCTGGAACGTGGGCACCAAAGCAAAAACCAAAAAACCCCTGTTTGAGGGCACTCTTGCAAGTCAGTCAGTAGGGAAAAAACTGTTGGTGCTGTTGACAGGAAAAAAGTATCCTCTTGAAACACTAAAACAGAAATGGCACATATACCCCATGGAAGACATAACAGCAGAAGAAGGACCCCCCGAGGTTGCAAAGAGAAAATTGTTTATTGTACCCAAAGATGAGGGTCGAGATGAAGTTTTGGCGCGGCTTTCTCAGGCGGCTGAGGAAGGTAAAATTGAGTCAGCAGTGTGGGCTACCCCCGGGTTGCCTATGCTTATTTTTGTGACGGCGGGTTTGGGTGTTGCGCTTTGTTTAGGCGATGTTGTTTGGATATTGGTTGCGCAACTGTTTGGGTAA